CGTGCGCACCGAACCCGCCAGGGGCAGCACGGTCGAGCAGGGCAACCGGGTCGGAGTCTTCGTGTCCAACGCGGTGGAGGTGCCCTCCGTCATCGGTCGGCGTACCGAGAAGGCCGTGGAGATCCTGCGAGACGCGGGCCTGGAGGTCTCGGGCGCCGAGGTGCGCGGACCGATCAGCTTCGTGATCGAACAGAGTCCTCGCAGCGGCGAACTCGTCGAACCGGGCACGACAATCAACCTGACGGTGCTCCCCTGATAGCGCGGTCTGCGGCCCGTGTGGCTCGACGGGTGCGGTGACGTGACCGAAGATGGACGTGGTGCGGCCTATCTTCCGCACCTTCCGGCCGACGACGGCGACAGACCACGTCACCCACTTCCGAGAGAGGCGCCATGCCAGCCGACCGGCTCAGCGCTCTGGACACGGCGTTTCTCTGCATCGACCGGCCCACCGCGCCCATGCACATGGGCGCGGTGGGGGTGTTCTCGGCGTCGCGGCCCCACGACCACCGCGACGCCGAGCGGCTCGCCGCTCTCGTGGCCGAACGGGCGGAGAGGTCGCCCCGGTTACGACTGCGACTGCGGGAGGGCCGACCGTGGCTGCCCGACCGCTGGGAGCCCGATCCCCGGTTCGACGCCGCGGCCCACGTCGGCAGCCACCACGTAACGGAGGACGACGCCGACCCACTCGCCGCCCATGCGTCCCGGTGGTTCGAAACTCCGCTCGACCCCCGTGCCCCGCTGTGGAACGCCGAGGTGGTGACCGGACTTCCTCGGGGCCGGTTCGCGCTGCTGCTGAAGTTCCACCACGCCCTGTGCGACGGCGCGGGCGCGGCCGAACTCGCTCTCGGTCTGTTGGATGAAATCCCCTCCGCGCGGTCGGCGCCCGCCACGGCTGTCTCCGCCGACACCCCTGGGGACGAGGACACCGACGTGCTGAGCGCCCTGTGGCGTGACGCGCGGCGGACGGTCGGCGAGACCGTCGAGTCGCTGGGAATCGCCACGGCCATGTTGCGCGCGGCGAGGCCGTTCCCCTTGTCCCCCACGGCGATCGCCCGGTCGACGCACCGACGGCTCGGGTTCGTCCGCCTGGACACGAGCGACGTTCGCCGGGTCCGCAAGGCCTACGGCGGAACCCCCAACGACGTGATGCTCGCCGTGCTGGCCGGGGCGCTGCGCGAGTGGCTACGCGGCCGCAACGACGGAAACCGACTCCGTCCGCTCCGCGCGCTGGTGCCCGTGAGCACCCGGCGACGACGTGGCGACCTCGCGGGCGGCAACGCGCTGTCCGGTTACCTGTGCGACCTGCCCGTGGACGTCGACGATCCGCTCGACCGGCTCCGCGCGGTGACCGCCTCCATGAATCGCCACAAACGGGCGGGGCCGTGGCGCGGCGCGGGCGCGTTTCCCGTCCTCGCCGAACGACTGCCGAGCGTGGTCCACCGCCTGGCCACCCGCACCGTCTCCCACGCGGCCCCCGTGTTGTTCGACACCGTGATCACCACCGTGCCGCTGCCGGGACTACCGCTGTCGCTGGACGGCGCGCCCCTGCGCGAGACGTATCCCGTGGTGCCGCTCGCGCCGCACCAGGCCGTGGGGTTCGCGGTGTCGACCTACCGGGACGGCGTGCACGTCGGCCTCAACACCGGGGGTGACGCCGTCCACCAGGTCGGAGCCCTGGCCGACGCCGTCACCAAGTCGATGGCCACGCTGGCTCAGCACTGCCCCTGAGGAGGCTTTCAGCCCCGCAGCATCTCCGCGACGAGGAACGCCAGCTCCAGCGACTGCTGCGTGTTGAGCCTGGGGTCGCACGCCGTCTCGTAACGACCGGACAGGTCGAGATCGGAGATGTCCTGCGCCCCGCCGAGGCACTCCGTGACGTCCTCCCCGGTGAGCTCGACGTGGATGCCGCCCGGATAGGTCCCGAGCCTGCGGTGCACCTCGAAAAAGCCCTGCACCTCGTCCACGATGCGGTCGAAGTGCCGGGTCTTGTAGCCGTTGGACGACTCGTGCGTGTTGCCGTGCATCGGGTCGCACTGCCAGATGACCTTGTGGCCGGTGGCCTCGACCCTCTCCACGATCGCGGGCAGCACCTCGCGCACCTTGCCGTTGCCCATCCGGGAGATCAGCGTGAGCCTGCCGGGCTCGTTCCTCGGGTCGAGCCGCTCGACGTACTCGACGGCCTGCTCGGGAGTGGTGGTCGGCCCGATCTTGACCCCGATGGGGTTGGCCAGCAGCTCCGCGAAGGCGATGTGGGCGCCGTCGAGCTGGCGGGTACGCTCGCCGATCCACAAGAAGTGCGACGACAGGTTGTACAGCGACGGATTGTCCGAGGTCGGGTCGTCGAGCCTGAGCATGGCGCGCTCGTAGTCGAGCAGCAGCGCCTCGTGGCTGGCGAAGATCTCGGTGGAGTGCAGGGAGTTGTCGCTCACCCCGCAGGCCGCCATGAACCGCAGGCCACGGTCGATCTCGGAGGCCAACGCCTCGTAACGCTCCCCGGCGGGGGAGGTGCGCACGAAGTCCTTGTTCCAGGAGTGCACCTGGGCCAGGTCGGCCATCCCCGCCCCGGTCAACGCCCGCACGAGGTTCATCGCGGCCCCCGCGTTGGCGTAGGCGCGGATCATGCGGCCGGGGTCGGGCACCCGCAGTTCGGGGTCGGGTGCGAGCGAGTTGATGATGTCGCCCCGGTACACCGGCAGGCCGAGCGCGTCGGTGTTGTTGGACCGCGGCTTGGCGTACTGGCCCGCGATCCGCCCCACCTTCACCACCGGCAGGCTCGCACCGTAGGTGAGAACCACGGCCATCTGGAGGAGAGTTCGCAGGTTGGCCCGGATGTGGGGCTCGGTGTTGGACTCGAACGTCTCCGCGCAGTCACCGCCCTGCAGCAGGAACGCCTCACCTCGCGCGACCATGGCCAGGCGCTCCCGCAGGCGGTCCACCTCGGCCGGGACCGTGATCGGCGGCACACTCTCCAACACGGTCCGAACGCGCGAGACCACCTCCGGGTCGGGCCACTCGGGCTGCTGTGCGGCCGGGAGGGACAGCGCGTCGTCCAGGCGCTTACGCAGCTCGACGGGCAGCGGAGGCAGCGAGGGCAGGGCGTCGATGGGGACGTCAACAGTCCAATTCACGACCCCCAGCATACGAATCAACCACCGGGCGATGGCCCATGGGAGGTGAATTCATCGACTTTCCGCCCTCCCGGGGCCACCCCCTTCTCGATCACGGTGAGTGGTCATTTCCTCCCGCGTCGACTCACGCCGTTTGCGCGGCGTCGTAGAGCGCCTCGGCCTCCGACCCGAAATAGGGGCCGAACATGTAGCCCGGCAGGAACGTGTAGCCGAAGCTGTTCACCGACGCCTGCACTCCCGTACCCGTGGCCTCGTCGAAGTCCAGGAACCACGGACCACCGCTCGAACCACCCGTCATGTCGCAGCTCATCGCGTGGTCGTTGGTGAGCAGGAAGTCGGTGAACGTGGGGCCGCTGCAGTGGATCAGCGCACTGCCGTCGTAGGGATCGGCCGCGGGATAGCCGAACGTGTACATGTCCTGGTTGCGCGGCTGGTTGAACGCGATGCCCTGCGCGCCCACCACATCCTCCAGGAGAGCGCCGTCGAGCGTTTCCACCACGGCGGCGCCGATGTCGTAGTTCATGTCCTCGCTCTGTTCC
The window above is part of the Saccharomonospora glauca K62 genome. Proteins encoded here:
- a CDS encoding wax ester/triacylglycerol synthase family O-acyltransferase → MPADRLSALDTAFLCIDRPTAPMHMGAVGVFSASRPHDHRDAERLAALVAERAERSPRLRLRLREGRPWLPDRWEPDPRFDAAAHVGSHHVTEDDADPLAAHASRWFETPLDPRAPLWNAEVVTGLPRGRFALLLKFHHALCDGAGAAELALGLLDEIPSARSAPATAVSADTPGDEDTDVLSALWRDARRTVGETVESLGIATAMLRAARPFPLSPTAIARSTHRRLGFVRLDTSDVRRVRKAYGGTPNDVMLAVLAGALREWLRGRNDGNRLRPLRALVPVSTRRRRGDLAGGNALSGYLCDLPVDVDDPLDRLRAVTASMNRHKRAGPWRGAGAFPVLAERLPSVVHRLATRTVSHAAPVLFDTVITTVPLPGLPLSLDGAPLRETYPVVPLAPHQAVGFAVSTYRDGVHVGLNTGGDAVHQVGALADAVTKSMATLAQHCP
- a CDS encoding class II 3-deoxy-7-phosphoheptulonate synthase, translated to MLGVVNWTVDVPIDALPSLPPLPVELRKRLDDALSLPAAQQPEWPDPEVVSRVRTVLESVPPITVPAEVDRLRERLAMVARGEAFLLQGGDCAETFESNTEPHIRANLRTLLQMAVVLTYGASLPVVKVGRIAGQYAKPRSNNTDALGLPVYRGDIINSLAPDPELRVPDPGRMIRAYANAGAAMNLVRALTGAGMADLAQVHSWNKDFVRTSPAGERYEALASEIDRGLRFMAACGVSDNSLHSTEIFASHEALLLDYERAMLRLDDPTSDNPSLYNLSSHFLWIGERTRQLDGAHIAFAELLANPIGVKIGPTTTPEQAVEYVERLDPRNEPGRLTLISRMGNGKVREVLPAIVERVEATGHKVIWQCDPMHGNTHESSNGYKTRHFDRIVDEVQGFFEVHRRLGTYPGGIHVELTGEDVTECLGGAQDISDLDLSGRYETACDPRLNTQQSLELAFLVAEMLRG